A genomic stretch from Clostridia bacterium includes:
- a CDS encoding SPFH domain-containing protein — protein sequence MDREAWKTNGIVGLVLGLAALGGALWLIVQGGNTEHWLVFAFGWVLFFAGFVVLTGLLAVQPNEARVIILFGHYAGTIRRSGFWWTAPLSVKRRVSLRVRNFNSEKLKVNDAAGSPIEIAAVVVFRVVDAARAVFDVDNYEQYVAIQSETALRHLASRYPYDAYNDGERSLRGNPDEVAEDLRVELQERLAAAGVEVLEARLSHLAYAPEIASAMLQRQQAAAIVAARQTLVEGAVGMVQMALAKLQQEGVVELDEERKAAMISNLMVSIVGERGIQPVVNVGSLY from the coding sequence GTGGATCGCGAAGCGTGGAAGACTAACGGCATTGTCGGTCTGGTTCTTGGCCTGGCGGCCTTGGGTGGAGCATTGTGGCTCATCGTCCAGGGCGGGAACACGGAGCACTGGCTCGTATTCGCTTTCGGATGGGTGCTCTTCTTCGCCGGCTTCGTCGTGCTCACGGGGCTGCTCGCGGTGCAACCGAACGAGGCGCGCGTCATCATTCTGTTCGGGCACTATGCCGGCACCATCCGCCGGAGCGGCTTTTGGTGGACGGCGCCGCTCAGCGTCAAGCGCCGCGTTTCCCTGCGCGTGCGCAACTTCAACAGCGAGAAGCTGAAGGTCAACGACGCGGCGGGGAGCCCCATCGAAATCGCGGCCGTCGTGGTGTTCCGCGTGGTGGACGCCGCGCGCGCCGTCTTCGACGTCGACAACTACGAACAGTACGTGGCCATCCAGAGCGAGACGGCGCTGCGCCACCTCGCCAGCCGGTACCCGTATGACGCGTACAACGACGGGGAGCGCTCGTTGCGCGGCAACCCGGACGAGGTCGCGGAGGATCTGCGCGTCGAGCTTCAGGAGCGGCTCGCCGCCGCGGGCGTGGAAGTGCTGGAGGCGCGGCTGAGCCACCTCGCCTACGCGCCCGAGATCGCCAGCGCCATGCTGCAGCGACAGCAGGCGGCGGCGATCGTCGCGGCGCGGCAGACGCTGGTCGAAGGCGCGGTGGGCATGGTGCAGATGGCCCTCGCGAAGCTGCAGCAGGAAGGCGTCGTGGAACTCGACGAAGAGCGCAAGGCGGCCATGATCAGCAATCTCATGGTGTCGATCGTCGG